atAAAAAGATACTTTAGAATTATCATttcattcaataaataaaaggttaTGAAAACCAAACTGACTGTGACATATCATGAAGGTtgcttcaaagagccgttgtagatgctgatggctgtgggcaggaaggatctcctgtagcgctccgtcttacagcagatctgaagaagcctctgactgaagacactctgttgttgtaggacagtctcatgaagaggatgctcagggttctcaataatgttcttcattttatgaagaatccgtctttccacaatgatctccagaggttccagaggagaccccagaacagaaccagccttctttatcagcttgttgagcttttttaagtccctggctctgatgctgcttccccagcatatgatggcagaagagatcacactttccacaacagacttatagaagatatgcagcatcttgctgcaaacaccaaaggacctaagcttcttcaagaagtacagtgtgctctgtcccttcttgtagatggcttcacaattgcatctccactctagtctgttgtccaggtgaacaccgaggtatctatactcctccaccacctccacttcttctcccatgatagaaatagtttttgacttattcctgtttctcttaaaatctacaatcatctcctttgttttagtcacattcaaattgagatgattgtttccacaccatgccacaaagcggtccaccaccttcctgtactcagcttcttgtccatctctgatccaccccacaactgcagaatcatccgagtatttctgcagatgacagaagtctgtcttgtactggaagtctgaggtgtacagagtgaagaggaatggtgagagtacagtcccttgtggtgttcctgtgctgctgactacctggttagactcacaacctttcagtctcacaaactgtggtctgtttgtcaggtagtctttgatccaggagattgttgaggcctccacctgagtcttctggagtttatgacaaagcaaatcaggctgaattgtgttaaatgttctggagaaatcaaagaacatgatcctcatagtgctactggctttgtccagatgacagtgggtttgttgaagcaggtgtatgatggcatcttcaactccaactccacagtgataagcaaactgaagggggtcctgatagtttattgtttgcttactcaagtgggccaacaggagtctctctaggaggatgctgagcttgtttctgaactgaacctattgaagaatgtgtctAGTTTATTGGCTGTGTCCAGATATCCATCGATCGCCCTTCTGCTTGAAACCTGTGTTATAAAACCTTCTTCGTCCCTGACCATACATCTCTGTGTTGTAACCTTGACTCATTGATTTCCTCTTGGGATAATGTTAGTAGAttggccactcctgggaaggttcacctcCATTCCATGCTTTCTCTATGTGTGGAGAATGGTCCTTACTGTGGATTTCTGAAGTCTTTCACCACAGATTATATCATATGCAAACATCTATCCACGTAGCCTCTCATCTGACCCCATCTCTAAACCGATCCATCAATACTGCAAACAAGGACGGGCTCAGAGCTGGTCCCTGGCTTTACACCACCCTTACTTTTCTCACTCtcctcataataataataatacatgtcCTATATTATCGtcatatatttttcttccaccCCTAAATGTTTCATGTAATACCACAGTTCCTCTCAAGGCACCTTATCACATGCTTTTTCAAGGAGCACCCTTGCACAATGTTGTTCATTGCGACTTTCTCTCCACATCCACAGGAGTTCCAAGGCAAAAATTGCATGAAGTTTAACTAAATGAGGGAATTTATTGTAGATTTCTAAATCGGATATGGCATGATAcaagacaaaaaacacaaatactgtAATATTGTTAGGTAATGGGCCATagaaacaaactactgaaaGCCGGATCCTGCATTTTACAGTCACAGAAATTCAAGGTTACGGTCAAAGCCGGAATTTTGAAATGGAATGCGGCCCATCTAGGCACCCAGGTCCAAAGAGGAATTGAACACAGCAGTTTGCATGCGTAGAAGCGTCGATTACAAAGACCATTGAAATGATGTAGCCAGAGCTGGGAAAACTTTGGTTCAATCAAGTTAGATGCATTTATTCATTAATCTTTATGAAAATCAAATTTCTCACTAAATgtaccaataaaatgcattataaTTGTGATACCATCTTGAATTGTAGAAACTGGAAACTCCAAAGTTGGTGGTAAGGCTAGTCACGTGACTGCGTTTTCAACTATTATATTTTATCTCCTTAAAATCAACCCAAAGTagaatttatgtttaagaaagGTTGGACTCCTTTCTTTGCAGATGGGCATTTGGAAGTGTGCCCAATTCaagagggaaaataaaataataagacAAATGATAAACCTACAGTTAAAGATTTTATACTCAAATATACATATGTTCAAACTCAGTCTTTTAATAAActtattttaatagaaaaattataatacaTCTTCATCCATTTATGGTACAAATTACCACATCTTTACACATAACAGTATGGAGGGTGTAAACTGTTGTACAGCCAACGTTTCCAGGCATTTACATGCTCTGTACATTTGAAAAGTCATTTTGAATATGTTTCAGCATGTCGATTTTAAAATATGTGAGAACATATTTAGGAACATACCAACCGACAttacattttctaaaacaaatgcatTAACAGGATGCTTGAGTATTCACAATTAAAAGTGTACATTAGGACTTGTGATGCTGGCAGTGAACACATAACTTCTTCTTGAAACCACATGCCAAGTGTGACCACAGCTGGCATGTCCTGCACTGACGCCACTCGCGCCATTTCTTCATGGCATTCTTTTTTTTGTCGTTGAAGTGAGTATGGCAGATGCAACAAAAGTTAACAGCATCTAAAATGCACATCAAAAAGAGGCTATTGAATCAGAAAATTAAGCTTGATATACGTGAAATATGCATAATACACAAATATATTTGAAGATATACCACTTGCAGCCGTTAGCACTGCATCATTTCCTGACACTTCCACAGGCTCTCCAGCGCTCTGCACACCTAAAGAATAGTTTATGGGTTAGCGACACTGTAATCTAAAATTATATCCGAAAGGAACATACATTAAAGTATATGTCAATGAATGTATAACAGCACATGTATTTGTGAAGATTCAGAATAgacaaacaacagctgcataAAATATTAACTGTTTTCAAAGTTATGAAGTAATGAGGTTGGTAGTGCTGTCATGAGAACTTTAAAATGGGTTGCAGTTTGTCTACCACTATACTCATTTGTCATTTCCCCGCATGTAAGTAATAACAAATAGTATATTCTATACATGCAAGCAGTGGTGGTTCTAGACTAAATTTACCGGGGGGGTAAAAaaattaagcaaaaaaaaaacaactggtcAATATTTCGTCGTTTAATATATTAAGTGAGCCACTCAGgtctggagctgcaggttgtAGGTTTCTGATCTAGCAGATGAAATTGTGAACCAACTCAATACGGCTGAagataaaagtgcaacaccttaatttttaattcattacTAAAGTAAGactgtaaaggtaaaaaattAAATTGGTCCAAGGGACCAATGAGTTACAGTTTCTGTGCCAGCACATATAAGAAGTTGATTTAGTATTATGTCTTCAGTGTAGGGGCCATAACAGGAGCTAGGACCAGCTCTGCAGGGGCACTGGACCCTCTTGGCTCCTGTCTGGAACAGCCCATGCATGCAAGAAACTTACCATTTCCACACATTCCCTCCAACATATCTTCCACAGTTTGTGTCTGATTTTCACTCTCAGTATCTGatccaaacaaaaaacacaaaattacagAATGTTAAAATTGTTCTTAATGTGTCCTTCCAAAAAGTTTAAATAGTTATATCAAATAAATCAACATTGCTAATTAGaatagaatacaaaataaaaagcttttattgtcccacagtggggaaattcaggtgtgtccgtggcaaaacaaaaaggcaaataGAAGCATACAGATACACAAATCACCAAAAAAACTATAGAAAAACTTACAGGAATAAACAACTGTGAGAATCACAAAAATAACAGGAATCAGATAACTAATAAAAGCTTTGATTTAGACAGAAAATGGTCACCAAAACATTGCAATTACCCTTgtcttgatatttataaatccATCCGAATAGTTAACTGTAGCCTTGGACATATTTCAGGATAAATTGGTTTGGTCTGTTTGGTTCAGTTGACAGCTTCAGGTCAGGGTTTTTGATGGTAACTATTCTATTACAGACCATTAGTGCCAATAACCATGTACAGTAGATATCCGTAGTTAtacaataaattggactgacaCTGGGAAGATCAAATCTGATGTGTTTAACTGGTCCTAACAATACCCATACAATCCAAACGATACCCATACAATCCAAATACAAACTGTATGATTAAGGCAGCCCAAAAATAGCCCCTTATTATAACAAGCAAAATGTACCCAGGTATACCTGAGACCTTTactaaaagatgaaaaacattatgTTTATGTAACATAATCTCAAGACATACCATTTGCAGTCATCACCACGATATCACACGTTTGAACTCCCTCCTCAACACTCTGTACATCtgaagagaaaagcagagagaAAGTATTCAAAAAATGTAACCCTAAAAATTGTTCAAGAATCTGTAATACCAAACAATCCAAATGCTACCCAAATTTTCCAAAGTGTTGAGTTAATAAACCTGTGCCATTTATAAAAAAGGagatttcaaaaatatttcaggtaaaaACCTTGTGACTTATAACTTCAAATTTTCATTTGGATTTCAACTAAATGAAGCTATGAGATTTGATTGTGCaggaaggattcttcataaaatgagcatcatcttcatcagactgtcctacaacaacagagtgtcttcagtcaaaggatttttcagatctgctgtaagacggactgctacaggagatctttCCTGCCCACAGATATCAGCATCTACAGCAACTccttgaagaaacctgcagaatatgagctacaacaacatttaatgtccctttaggattaatgaagtatttctgaatttaattaaACCAACAACAGACATAGTTCTCTATTATGTAGAATCTGTTAGCGGACAACAATTCCAGCTTTTTCCTAAGAGGAACAGGTGGTATTGACCACCAcccattaataaaacaaaataaacatttatagaTGCCAATATGTTAGAGATGAGTTGACTATTATATTTCATATCTTATATTAAAGTGTAGTTATTTACTAGTtagatttaattttattgtatgAGAAATTGTTGAGGTGATTATGAGGCAAGTAATAAACTTACAATgtacttttaatgtcatgtaaaATCTCGCTCATAATCCAACCACCCACCAGATGCTTAAGTACCTTTAAAATTAGATTACTTATATGGACAATATGTAAACAGTATGCCCGTCAAAATGTATGTGCAAACCACTCAACTATATGAAAAGAAATTTGCTctgcagcttttaaaatgtcttctaactgttttcttccatagtgggatGGCTTTTTCAGGGTCAGGCCGTTAGGTAGTCCAGAAGCATTTATGATGATGCTATGATTTTGAAGAGACTGGTACGGTAGCCTCCCACTGCCTCCCGCTTCATCTGAAATGAGGGGCAAATGTTTCAAAAGGTTAGAAATATTTGTAGTTAAGCAGACAGACAAGTGAAGGATCACTGCCGACCtctgatttaaatttttactttaattaaagGCAAAGAATAAGAATACCTCAATTTGGTCatttcttttgactttaaaTTTATTATAGTGTTATAATGCACCCTTACTGTATTTTTGGTTGAATACCTCCTGCACCTTCTTAACTTGGGCATCAACTGGCTCTTTGGCAGCAAAAGCAGAAGAAGAGCTTCCTgaaaacacagtggaaaaaaatactgtaaatagTGAGTTAACTGCACAACTTGATTAGTTTGAGTTATCCATGTTAATCGGTGTGTCTCAACCTTTAAAATGCAAAGCAAAACTGCTGAGGGTCTCAGTTGAATCCAAAAAAGCCGCAGCTCCTTTGCTGCTTACTTCAAGTACTTCTAAGTTGGGCTTCTGACAATCGAACAACCTCACAGCAGTTTCCACCCCCAGGATCTCAAGACTGGATACCTTGAACAGTGATTAGAGTAAGAGAGTCATGAAAAAACATCAAGCGTATATGAAAATAAGagagttgaaaaaaaaagtaaaattgaaTGTTACATATATGTTggtgttttgaatatttttattttccattatagAACCATAGATTGCTTAGAGTGACAAGAAAAAAGTGTTTCCCCTCTTTCAGATTCATTCTATTTCTGCTTTAGTCGCTCTTTCAGAGcatcaaaaacatgtttttattggataaagataacctgagtaaatacatatgttttcaaatgatgatttcattcatttatgGAAAAAAGCTATTCCAACCAACTTGGCCTTATGGGAAAAAGTAACTGCTCCCTAAACTTTATAACTAGTTGTGCCAGCCTGACATGAAGAGTTTgcataactggcaatgagtctttaaaATGGCTACTGAGGTAATATGGCTCACTCTTTGTAGAAATGTGTTCATTCAGCCAGGCTGGAGGGTTTTAGAGtatagtgtgtgtgtttaaggtCATACTAATACTCAATCCTCACAGTTCCAataccatgtttgactgtcggtATGATGGTCTGTTTCTGAAGTGCTGCGTTAGTTTTAGCTCAAATGTAACAAGACCCACCCCTTCTGAAAtggtccacttttgtctcatcagtctaCAGAATATTTGGTGGCATTTTTTAGACGCTTTTTGGCAAATGCCAGATGGTATATGTGTTCTCTATGGTCATATGTGGTTTTCTTCTAATATAGGGGTGGGCAAACGTTTTGATTCATGGGCTACAATGGGTTCTAACATTTGACAGGAGGGGCTTAGCCAGGACCAGATGGATGTAGTATTTGTGTGAACTAATATAAATGACATGTAAAAGTCATAACATAAAAAGGATTTCTCCTTTAATAGATTGTAAAGTATGGATATGCAATGCTTATtgttcaaattattttccaaatgcatTTTTTCTAACTAAAGGTCAGGATAAAATCAAGCCTGGGTTTGGCTAGTGAAACTGATctgaatcacagttaattcataatttaacaaGGGGTTACACTGTAGTTTCATAGAGGACCAGGttggtttaaatagttttttcccttaatgaataaaaccaatatttgaaaactaattttctgtttactctggttatcttaAAATGGTTTTTATGATATGAAAatttaagtgtgacagaaaagtaaacacagaagaaatctgaaagggtacaaatactttttcacagcaattTATATCAAAACAGTTAAGAAACATCCTTAACTATACATTACTATGACATTATATATGACAAACCTCTAACTTGAGCTGCTTAAGGTGCTTTTTAACTTTAAGCTCCCTCATCTCAGGGCTAAGGTGCACAAAATGTACATTCAATATTAACTCAAGCAAAATCATTATAATGTAATTATCAGTGGAATGAGCATACAGTGTACCTTGAAAGTCAAAACTCAAGGAACCTCTCCCAAATACCATTGTATCTTAAATAATCTTAGAACATAAGCTACAAAATGCTGGATGGGTTGTAAAAACACTGATGAATTCCCAGTGTGACTAGAAACTAGGCTAGACAGAAAGTGAATATAACACAGAACAATATATAGTTTGCAATAACATAAGCAAGATATGATTATTGTACAGACACACATATTATATATGATAAAAAGAACtatgaaaaatatgttattttactCCTGATATTATCCCAAATATATTGATATCAACATGTTTCTGGTGCAATACAATAACTGTCAAAAtgacagctttaaaaaaaaccttctctCACCTTGTTCCGCAGGAGATCCCTGCAAAAAAGATTGTAAGCTGACAGTTCTCATGTGGTTCAGTTCTCAGTTTGGTCTTCTGTGGTTTAGGAAAGGCCGGCATTTTTAGAGACCTTCTATAATTTCCAATCCATTTCTAAAAGACAGAAAGAATGAgcaaaacaacacaataaagCAACTTATTAAAACTGAATCACTTTGATTCTCTTTTCATACATATTACACTTTTACAATAGAAATGCCGCGATGAACCTGTAGTAACAGCATGAATAAACTTACGTCTATAATAACTGGTGCCAAACCAGTGGCCTCCGCCGTTGCAGCAATCATTGGTGAGCCCACACTGGTAATTCCTTCTTGGAATGCAGATCTGAGGGCATCTTTTTGCTCATCTGATATGAAAGTTCTCTCTTAtccaaaaataatcaaaacaaaacaaatgatcaTTGGCAAAGATAATACGGAGAACAATCAAATATTTTGCTTCATCTTGTTAAATAGATCACCATTTAGGCACTGATTTAGGGCTGTTACACATACCTCTTCTTGACATTGAGcctaaaagaaagacaaaaacataaatatttctaaaaagaaGCTAACATGTTTTTCAGGTACTGCTGCATGAATATTTGCAGACATGGCGCTATTTTGACAGAAAGGGTATTGAATTATGAAAGTGACTAATCACCCAGTTGTTCTAACATTAACTATAAGACAGCTCAGGTGACGGTGCTGTTAAGGTTATAAGGCTATATAAAGCAATTCAAAGACACAGACGTCAAATCGCTGTGAACCCAGCTGTGTAAATTTAATGCAGGTCAGTAACCCAACTCATCTAACTAAAATGCTAGCAACAATTATCTTGTAAAACTGAGAATATTATTACTCAATGAAACCTAAAGGGTAACTTAGCGTTAGTTATGTTATTCGTTTCTAAACAATCACGTGGATTTGACATTAGCATCACTCTAAATATACCACTGTCGCAAATACGTTAGCATCGCCATCACAAACGTAATAAACAATTTTCAGGCTACACTATCAAACAAAGTTGCACCTTTTCTTTCTAATACGGGTTATGTTAATGAGAAAGTAATGCGAAAACTGAAGAAATGCACATAATTTGGAAATTACCTGCTTACACGTGACCTCGCTCCTGTGTGAAGTGAACAGGTCCGTCCATTAAAGCAGCGAACCAGCAGCAATTCACCTTACTAATTGATGATAACGACCTACTGGGCCCACTAGGAGGCACAGGAGGGACCATCTGATAGCATCCAATGGGGATGATAACTACTAATAACGGCCATTTCATGAGTTGATAACATTCGAAGCGGgtgaaacaaaccttttttatgacaaaacgatagAAGGTATCAAAAAACACTCTATGTTCCCTGCCAAACGACCCTGCTCAAACGTTTAGGGCATTTCTGGGAGACAGGAATGGTTTGGGAAGACATGGATGGGCTCATTCTCTTTGTCTCAGTATGCCCTTTCCAACGGTACCACACATGTCCGGAAAAACCTCTCCTACGCGAAGCAGGAAGCCCAAACGCACACCAAGAGTCTCATTTGGCTGTACTGCATCACATGCGCTGATTCTTCACATTTCACCGTCAAATCTAATCCTAAAGAGTATCATTTGGCTGTCATGCAGCACATAAGCTGATTATACACAGTTCACAGCAGAATTTCATCCAGAATCAGTCTCACTTTGCTGTCTTGAAGCTGTCTTGACCACGCAAGTCTCCTATTGTGCTTGTGTCACATGTCTATCAACCCGGCACAAGCTCCTGATCACCCTTATCAAACTGTCAACTACCCCTGAGGCTTTCACTAAATCTAAGGTCACAGGAGTATGTGCCAGTCAGAATCCAGTGTTCGAGCTGCTCAAACACACACCCTTCCAGAGATATCCCCATGCTATCTGATCCCCCTGTGGCTATTACCCCTACACTATTCAAACCCTAGCCTAGCCTAGCTTCAATTGGCTTTTCTGAAGCACCTAAGCTCACACCTTTGACCAGTTTCAGCTGTAAAAATTATGAATACAAAGCAGGTCATGCCGGGTGTCTATCAATGTGCCCCAGCCTGCTGATCACAGTGGACCGACTGCCGCGGGCCTAGCTCGTACCTAGAGCAAGGTACCACCAATTTACATGTTCTGAAAGGCCCATCGGACATGCCAAAAGGTACGTGATCCGTGCTCATCtgcgctagccaaatatataacgtttatagctgtagcacctactccgGCCAAATCgataattaaaagacactcaaaatcccaagattttgaggccttctagcccaaaaTGGGAAAAGCTTAAATTCACCATTCCTGTGCAAATTCACTCAGGGCTTTgaggcctttccatagctacctcactcACCATCCTACGACAAACGGCTCAAAGGTTGCCAACCCCAGCACTGCACATTAACAGGCTCCTCCGGCCTGATGCCCCAAGGCCCTATGTCACAGAAAATCCAGACTGCtagacactcacatccagagttatgagcaaaagtccaagcccgaatgaatgcaggcctggggAAGCTAAAGGAAGGGCGCCTGCTGGAAGCACTGCACTCACGGagcatgccaaaatgtacgtgATCCGTGCTCATCTGCGTTAGCCAAATACATAACCTTcatagctgtagcacctactcctgccaaatcaaaTGTTAAAAGACACTCAAT
This genomic window from Girardinichthys multiradiatus isolate DD_20200921_A chromosome 18, DD_fGirMul_XY1, whole genome shotgun sequence contains:
- the LOC124884012 gene encoding uncharacterized protein LOC124884012; translation: MSRRERTFISDEQKDALRSAFQEGITSVGSPMIAATAEATGISCGTSPEMRELKVKKHLKQLKLEVSSLEILGVETAVRLFDCQKPNLEVLEVSSKGAAAFLDSTETLSSFALHFKGSSSSAFAAKEPVDAQVKKVQEVFNQKYNEAGGSGRLPYQSLQNHSIIINASGLPNGLTLKKPSHYGRKQLEDILKAAEQISFHIVEWFLQGVAVDADIYVQSVEEGVQTCDIVVMTANDTESENQTQTVEDMLEGMCGNGVQSAGEPVEVSGNDAVLTAASDAVNFCCICHTHFNDKKKNAMKKWREWRQCRTCQLWSHLACGFKKKLCVHCQHHKS